The following coding sequences lie in one Silvanigrella aquatica genomic window:
- the sph gene encoding sphingomyelin phosphodiesterase, with product MIYKNIYWFFFTYFSLSFIFLFDISNAQEQKENNRRGSTYEDGLSIATYNLMLLPSGLYPNYAQQIRANLAADSEFFKYQDVIVFEELFDTNAATEMLNKLKPMFPYQTPIVGSTKVDWNATTGAWSPFTPYNGGVAIISKWPIVEKSQHIYKYACGADYFSLKGFAYAKIKYNNTFYNIIGTHLQADDNGCLGSYTKGILGRKIDLTEMVNFVNEKKFPKEEYVIYAGDMNIDTDNKIEYNDMINILNVRPPIYVGVPFSADNKRNGIGFERYPTYKSENLDHILVSKNHRKMPQWFNLKYDNQSLSQWKVKTKGRYWSYTDISDHYPLMAFSYATEKTPKHSFAPINGNYYKITLKELKSNKYIAYDDDYKNKKIYLDNKTNSNYITFNLSNNFSMIDNGCILSGDLVKLELSQFPGYIVSDYLIPSNAVDNKTFSALSNLKALFEKSDANKCLSNNDIVTIKQNDNFLFSSGENEKFLLNMHSEELPSYYDWSSSLIYRN from the coding sequence ATGATCTATAAAAACATTTATTGGTTTTTTTTCACCTATTTTTCATTAAGTTTTATTTTTTTATTTGATATATCAAACGCACAAGAACAAAAAGAAAATAATCGACGTGGAAGCACATACGAGGATGGATTATCTATTGCTACATATAATTTAATGCTTTTACCTTCTGGATTGTACCCTAATTATGCACAACAAATTAGAGCAAATTTAGCTGCGGATTCTGAATTTTTTAAATATCAAGATGTTATTGTTTTTGAGGAACTCTTTGATACAAATGCAGCAACTGAAATGCTGAATAAACTAAAACCAATGTTTCCTTATCAAACTCCCATTGTGGGGAGTACAAAAGTAGATTGGAATGCAACCACGGGAGCATGGTCACCTTTCACACCTTATAATGGCGGTGTTGCAATTATAAGCAAGTGGCCTATTGTAGAAAAATCGCAACATATTTATAAGTATGCTTGTGGAGCAGACTATTTTTCATTAAAAGGTTTTGCCTATGCAAAAATAAAATATAATAATACATTTTATAATATTATTGGAACTCATTTACAAGCGGATGATAATGGTTGTCTTGGCAGCTATACTAAAGGAATTTTAGGTCGAAAAATAGATTTAACAGAAATGGTAAATTTCGTTAATGAAAAAAAATTTCCAAAAGAGGAATATGTAATTTATGCGGGTGATATGAATATAGATACTGATAATAAAATTGAATATAATGATATGATTAATATCTTAAATGTTAGACCTCCTATTTATGTGGGAGTTCCATTTTCAGCAGATAATAAAAGAAATGGCATAGGATTTGAAAGATACCCGACTTATAAAAGTGAAAACTTGGATCATATTTTAGTTTCGAAAAATCATAGAAAAATGCCTCAATGGTTTAATTTAAAATATGATAATCAGTCCCTTTCACAGTGGAAAGTAAAAACAAAAGGTCGATACTGGTCATACACAGATATTTCAGATCACTATCCATTAATGGCATTTTCTTACGCAACTGAAAAAACTCCTAAGCATTCCTTTGCTCCCATTAATGGGAATTATTATAAAATTACATTAAAAGAGTTAAAATCAAATAAATATATTGCTTATGATGATGATTATAAAAATAAAAAAATATATTTAGATAACAAAACTAATTCTAATTACATTACTTTTAATCTATCAAATAATTTTTCCATGATAGACAATGGGTGTATATTGTCCGGGGATTTGGTTAAACTTGAATTGTCTCAATTTCCTGGCTACATTGTCTCAGATTATTTAATTCCAAGTAATGCTGTAGACAATAAAACTTTTTCTGCATTATCAAATTTAAAAGCTTTATTTGAAAAAAGTGATGCGAATAAATGTCTAAGTAATAATGATATTGTAACTATAAAGCAAAATGATAATTTTTTGTTTTCATCGGGCGAGAATGAAAAATTTTTATTAAATATGCACAGTGAAGAATTACCAAGTTATTACGACTGGTCTTCTTCTCTTATCTATAGAAATTAA
- a CDS encoding acyl-CoA thioesterase, with amino-acid sequence MPKIKNAKLFKYELTIKENHLDSFAHVNNAVYLQILEEARWEFITELGFGLEEIQKSGKGPVILEVNLKFIKELKLREKVRIETQCIDAQSKILHLEQKIFNSKNELCTTAHYILGYFDLNTRKLIHQSPEWFRAVGIEIE; translated from the coding sequence ATGCCAAAAATTAAAAATGCAAAATTATTTAAGTATGAATTAACAATTAAAGAGAATCATCTTGATTCTTTTGCTCATGTAAATAACGCTGTTTACTTACAAATTCTTGAAGAAGCGCGTTGGGAATTTATTACGGAATTAGGATTTGGTCTTGAGGAAATTCAAAAATCAGGAAAAGGTCCTGTTATTTTAGAAGTGAATTTAAAATTTATTAAAGAGCTCAAATTGCGAGAAAAAGTTAGAATTGAAACCCAATGTATTGATGCACAATCAAAAATTTTGCATTTAGAACAGAAAATATTTAATTCAAAAAATGAATTGTGTACAACAGCTCATTATATATTGGGCTATTTTGATTTAAATACGCGGAAATTAATTCATCAATCTCCTGAGTGGTTTCGGGCTGTTGGAATAGAGATTGAATAA
- a CDS encoding DUF3575 domain-containing protein, with amino-acid sequence MKNKIINIASFLSLLLPTCASFAESNTIIELNPLLSINQGLGLNFEYLILESYSLGLDIETFKQNPYNTDGVNARRDTYTFAPKLHYYPLSTEMYGPFLGLKINFTYEQLSISDFDNSAQQNLFYIAPAVQTGYRYAFQNGLTFSLYVGFGYKSKNNEFSQNNIPISKTNNANWQKARSKINENISQIKFDYGLTIGYMF; translated from the coding sequence ATGAAAAATAAGATAATTAATATAGCATCTTTTTTAAGCTTGCTTTTGCCTACATGCGCCTCTTTTGCTGAATCCAACACCATAATTGAATTAAATCCATTGCTCTCTATCAACCAAGGTCTGGGCTTAAATTTTGAATATTTAATTCTAGAAAGCTATTCACTTGGTTTAGATATAGAAACTTTTAAACAAAATCCATATAATACGGATGGTGTCAATGCCCGTCGAGACACTTATACCTTTGCTCCTAAATTGCATTATTATCCACTATCAACTGAAATGTATGGTCCCTTTTTAGGTCTCAAAATTAATTTTACTTATGAGCAACTCTCAATCTCAGATTTCGATAACTCAGCACAGCAAAATCTATTTTATATTGCTCCTGCCGTCCAAACTGGATATCGGTATGCTTTTCAAAATGGTCTTACTTTTTCTCTTTATGTTGGATTTGGATATAAATCTAAAAATAATGAATTTTCACAAAATAATATTCCTATTTCTAAGACTAATAATGCAAATTGGCAAAAGGCAAGATCTAAAATAAATGAAAATATATCACAAATAAAATTTGATTATGGATTAACTATTGGTTATATGTTTTAA
- a CDS encoding cytochrome b/b6 domain-containing protein — protein sequence MSLNQDNDSVEIRNLVAKKIYDPFLRFLHWWNALSIFSLMLTIWLKGLLKPYQNWKEIIYVYHIYIGYALTVGIVARIIWGFIGPKHAKFKNMFHIKDYIFLLKNRKIDKSSYWGHDRYAGILYLALYLLMVYEAYSGLYLAAKHYNMGPFTSFIAFSNEKDFIRNMIKKIHEIIFYLAMIFSFIHVFMLIFHEIKEKYPLVQSMFSGFQYRRNEEKSESNSQNLKK from the coding sequence ATGTCTCTTAATCAGGATAACGATAGCGTTGAAATAAGAAACTTAGTAGCAAAAAAAATATATGATCCCTTTTTACGTTTTTTGCATTGGTGGAACGCATTAAGTATTTTCAGTCTTATGCTTACAATTTGGTTAAAAGGCCTCTTGAAGCCCTATCAAAATTGGAAAGAAATTATTTACGTATATCATATTTATATTGGTTATGCTCTGACTGTGGGCATTGTGGCGAGAATAATATGGGGGTTTATAGGTCCAAAGCATGCTAAATTTAAAAATATGTTTCATATAAAAGATTATATTTTTCTCCTAAAGAATAGAAAAATTGATAAATCATCGTATTGGGGACATGATCGCTATGCCGGTATTCTTTATCTTGCGTTATACCTTCTTATGGTATACGAGGCTTATTCAGGACTTTATCTAGCAGCAAAACATTATAATATGGGACCATTTACTTCTTTTATCGCTTTTTCAAACGAAAAAGATTTTATTCGAAATATGATAAAAAAAATTCATGAAATCATTTTTTATCTTGCAATGATTTTTAGTTTCATCCATGTTTTTATGCTTATTTTTCATGAAATAAAAGAAAAATATCCTCTAGTTCAAAGTATGTTTAGCGGCTTCCAATATAGAAGAAATGAGGAAAAATCTGAATCAAATTCTCAGAATTTAAAAAAATAA
- a CDS encoding APC family permease — MQFKRQIGAGGVMFASIGAMVGSGWLFSSLYAAQVAGPSAIISWLIATVFIIIIALTFAELGTLFPIAGGIANYPFFTHGKLSGFLLGWISWLSFLVLTPIEVQATIQYMTNFFPSLTRVENNVHHLTAQGFVTATFLMLLLVYINTRGVKFMSDTNKYFSIWKLAVPAIAILIFFLNAKGTTNLTLESAGGFAPYGGKGILLALATAGIVFSFNGFQIGIMMAAETKDPQKNIPKAIIGSVLLGALLYILLQVSFLLAVPEESLKNGWSALAFAGDAGPLAGLALALGFAWVASLLYIDAVVSPLGAGIVYAASSARVLYALSANGYIPQQIKKIDKKGIPITSIWINFFFGMLAFLPFPGWQGMVAFLSSTMITGYAIVPICIVALRKQQPNLYRPFRLPQYQLFCLLALYICNLMLFWSGWYIMSKLFIAVAVGFLIYFARLVYCKELKQNIVTWKNALWIFVYLGGMSGITRLSSFESEGGLNVIPFGWDFGVIALFTLFIMYIAQKSILPSEVTEKNIELILTGHGNITEEKVTEKRYAINS, encoded by the coding sequence ATGCAATTTAAACGACAGATAGGTGCTGGTGGAGTGATGTTTGCTTCAATTGGGGCCATGGTAGGCTCTGGGTGGCTATTTAGCTCATTGTACGCAGCTCAAGTTGCAGGCCCTTCTGCTATTATTTCATGGTTAATTGCAACTGTATTCATCATCATTATCGCCCTTACTTTTGCTGAGCTTGGGACTTTATTTCCCATTGCGGGAGGCATTGCCAATTATCCTTTTTTTACGCACGGGAAATTATCAGGTTTTCTTTTAGGGTGGATTTCTTGGCTTTCTTTTTTGGTCTTGACACCCATTGAAGTGCAAGCAACTATTCAATATATGACAAATTTTTTTCCTTCACTCACGCGTGTTGAAAATAATGTGCATCATTTAACAGCACAAGGATTTGTCACAGCGACATTTCTTATGTTGTTACTTGTTTATATCAATACCCGTGGCGTAAAATTCATGTCTGATACAAACAAGTATTTTAGTATTTGGAAACTTGCCGTTCCTGCTATTGCTATTCTCATTTTCTTTTTAAATGCAAAAGGGACAACAAATTTAACTCTGGAGTCAGCAGGAGGGTTTGCTCCTTATGGAGGCAAGGGAATTTTATTAGCTCTTGCGACGGCCGGTATTGTGTTTTCTTTTAATGGATTTCAAATTGGCATTATGATGGCCGCGGAAACTAAGGATCCACAAAAAAATATCCCTAAAGCAATTATTGGCTCTGTTCTATTAGGCGCTTTACTTTATATTTTATTACAAGTTTCCTTTTTATTAGCTGTTCCTGAAGAGTCGTTAAAAAATGGCTGGTCTGCATTGGCATTTGCGGGCGATGCAGGTCCTCTTGCGGGACTTGCTTTAGCTCTGGGCTTTGCTTGGGTTGCTTCTCTGCTTTATATCGATGCTGTGGTTTCCCCCTTAGGTGCAGGTATTGTTTATGCTGCTTCAAGTGCGCGCGTTTTATATGCATTGAGTGCCAATGGCTATATTCCGCAGCAAATTAAAAAAATTGATAAAAAAGGCATTCCTATTACAAGCATATGGATAAACTTTTTCTTTGGCATGCTTGCATTTTTACCTTTTCCAGGCTGGCAGGGTATGGTTGCGTTTTTGTCTTCAACCATGATCACGGGTTACGCTATTGTCCCTATTTGCATTGTGGCACTCAGAAAACAACAACCTAATTTATATAGACCTTTCCGTTTGCCGCAGTATCAACTTTTCTGTTTACTTGCTTTATATATCTGCAACCTTATGCTCTTTTGGTCAGGCTGGTATATCATGAGTAAATTATTTATTGCTGTGGCTGTTGGATTTTTAATTTATTTTGCAAGGCTTGTTTACTGTAAAGAACTCAAACAAAACATTGTAACATGGAAAAATGCACTCTGGATATTTGTTTACTTAGGAGGAATGAGCGGAATTACTCGTTTAAGCTCTTTTGAGAGTGAGGGAGGGCTTAATGTTATCCCCTTTGGCTGGGATTTCGGAGTGATTGCTCTATTTACATTATTTATTATGTATATTGCGCAAAAGTCTATTTTGCCGAGCGAAGTTACAGAGAAAAATATCGAACTGATTCTTACGGGACATGGGAATATTACTGAAGAAAAGGTAACAGAAAAGCGTTACGCCATTAATTCATAG
- the bfr gene encoding bacterioferritin → MKGDAQVIKALNEVLTGELTAINQYFLHARMCKNWGYNRIADYTYKESIEEMKHAQTLLDRVLFLEGIPNLQKLDKLNIGETVKEQFESDLALEYIAVERLKKGIDICISARDHTSREILEDILEDEEEHIDWLEAQLGLIKDIGYENYLSQQLHEKCS, encoded by the coding sequence ATGAAGGGTGATGCCCAAGTAATTAAAGCTTTAAATGAAGTCTTAACTGGTGAATTAACAGCAATTAATCAGTATTTTTTGCATGCAAGAATGTGTAAAAATTGGGGATATAATAGAATTGCTGATTATACATATAAAGAGTCAATTGAGGAAATGAAACATGCTCAAACTCTTCTTGATCGTGTCTTATTTTTAGAAGGTATACCGAATTTACAAAAACTCGACAAACTCAATATTGGCGAGACTGTTAAAGAACAATTTGAGTCTGATTTAGCACTTGAATATATTGCCGTCGAACGTCTAAAGAAAGGAATTGATATCTGTATATCCGCAAGAGATCACACAAGTCGCGAGATTCTTGAAGACATTTTAGAAGATGAAGAAGAGCATATTGACTGGCTTGAAGCACAATTGGGACTTATTAAGGACATTGGTTACGAGAACTACTTGTCACAGCAGCTGCATGAGAAGTGCTCATAG
- a CDS encoding (2Fe-2S)-binding protein, with the protein MDSMLMCLCYGISCHEIQKIVQGGIVTTEGVQNECNAGKGCGCCLEALTQMVEKEANKVCDLAMSTSHAAAVTSSSRNQCP; encoded by the coding sequence ATGGATTCTATGCTCATGTGTTTATGCTATGGCATTTCATGCCATGAAATTCAAAAAATTGTGCAAGGAGGTATAGTTACAACGGAAGGCGTTCAAAATGAATGTAATGCGGGTAAGGGCTGCGGTTGTTGCCTCGAAGCCCTTACTCAAATGGTTGAAAAAGAAGCAAATAAAGTCTGTGATTTAGCTATGAGCACTTCTCATGCAGCTGCTGTGACAAGTAGTTCTCGTAACCAATGTCCTTAA
- the hemG gene encoding protoporphyrinogen oxidase, with product MKSKEKLINIAIIGTGVSGLKCAYLIAKNTSHKINRIVLFDKNNRMGGVLQQTYEKGYLLEHGAQGVLLSRTPFYNCLNELNIQDSVIIPNQKEQTRYLLTEKACVPLKPKFIFKKGNGLLCIKDIFRILSEFFIKKPKNNHINETMYSFFERHFGKKFADIFLVSLSFGIWGGGSKKLLIRYTFPQLLKIEYGYGSLMKYVLFTAIRKIFNKKANFKTPKGLASFEKGMSYLTESLFNKLQAECKKNNIELIIKMKTQICNLGKGNGSLYLEYETFSDQEKIKENYDSIIYSGQLWRDDKLKIEINSEEGQKSLENLRNMESHSIAVIGLGGKYLNSQNNSFKGFGALAGSWSKDILGVIFIHSTYPSHVPKDSFLFRVMLGGDRDPGINNKRNDELIDLAKKRLFEKGIITDNMLFEFEHVVKWNNYIPLATENQDIIIESIWRIEALLPGLFFAGNYLKGVSISDCLEQAELTSKKLLNYFKNI from the coding sequence ATGAAATCAAAAGAGAAATTAATAAATATAGCAATTATTGGCACAGGAGTTTCAGGACTTAAATGTGCTTATCTTATTGCAAAAAATACGAGTCATAAAATCAATCGCATTGTTTTATTTGATAAAAATAATCGTATGGGAGGTGTTTTGCAACAAACGTATGAAAAAGGATATTTACTTGAACATGGGGCACAAGGAGTTCTTCTATCTCGAACTCCTTTTTATAATTGCTTGAATGAATTAAATATTCAAGACTCGGTCATTATTCCCAATCAAAAAGAACAAACGCGCTACCTTCTCACTGAAAAAGCATGTGTTCCTTTAAAGCCAAAATTTATTTTTAAAAAAGGTAATGGTTTATTATGTATAAAAGATATTTTTAGAATTTTATCCGAATTTTTTATAAAGAAACCAAAAAATAATCATATTAACGAAACAATGTATTCTTTTTTTGAGCGTCATTTTGGAAAAAAATTTGCAGATATTTTTCTTGTTTCCCTATCTTTCGGAATTTGGGGCGGAGGATCAAAAAAACTTTTAATCCGCTATACTTTTCCACAATTATTAAAAATTGAATACGGTTATGGTAGTCTTATGAAATATGTTCTTTTTACTGCCATAAGAAAAATATTCAACAAAAAAGCGAATTTTAAAACACCAAAAGGATTGGCCAGTTTTGAAAAAGGCATGTCTTATTTGACAGAATCACTTTTTAATAAATTACAAGCTGAGTGTAAAAAAAATAATATTGAATTAATCATAAAAATGAAAACTCAAATTTGCAATCTTGGCAAAGGAAATGGTTCACTCTATTTAGAGTATGAAACTTTTTCTGATCAAGAGAAAATAAAAGAAAATTATGATTCCATTATATATTCAGGACAACTCTGGCGAGATGATAAATTAAAAATTGAAATAAATTCTGAAGAAGGTCAAAAATCATTAGAAAACCTTCGCAATATGGAATCGCATAGCATAGCGGTAATTGGTCTCGGAGGAAAATATTTAAATTCACAGAATAATAGTTTTAAAGGATTTGGAGCCTTAGCAGGCTCATGGTCAAAAGATATTCTGGGGGTTATTTTTATTCACTCAACCTACCCAAGTCATGTTCCTAAAGATTCATTTTTATTCCGTGTTATGCTAGGTGGAGATAGAGATCCAGGTATAAATAATAAAAGAAACGACGAATTAATTGATCTTGCAAAAAAAAGACTTTTTGAAAAAGGGATTATCACAGATAATATGTTATTTGAGTTTGAACATGTCGTAAAATGGAATAATTATATCCCCCTAGCTACCGAGAATCAAGATATTATAATTGAATCTATATGGCGTATTGAAGCTCTTCTTCCTGGACTCTTTTTCGCAGGAAATTATTTAAAAGGTGTATCGATATCTGATTGCCTTGAACAAGCAGAACTTACGTCAAAAAAATTATTAAATTATTTTAAAAATATCTAA
- the katG gene encoding catalase/peroxidase HPI, which produces MSTNSKCPFSNGARQNVLLGAPSNADWWPNQLNINILHQHSSLANPMDEKFDYSKEFKSLNLKALIKDLKILMTDSQDWWPADYGHYGPFFIRMAWHSAGTYRIADGRGGAGSGTQRFAPLNSWPDNANLDKARRLLWPIKQKYGRKISWADLMILTGNVALETMGFKTFGFAGGRADVWAPEQDINWGTEKTWLGDERYKGNRELDNPLGAVQMGLIYVNPEGPNGKPDPVASAKDIRETFARMAMNDEETVALVAGGHTFGKTHGAAEPPKYVGREPEGAPIEEQGLGWISSYGTGKGVHTITSGLEGAWTPTPIQWDNSYFETLFKYEWELTKSPAGAHQWKPKDPSAAKLVPDAHDPNKRHAPMMSTADLAMRMDPIYEKISRRFMANPKLLADAFARAWYKLTHRDMGPIVRYLGPLVPKEDLIWQDPIPKLNHKLIAEKDIKALKTKLLKSGLSISQLVSTAWASAATYRGTDKRGGANGARIRFAPQKDWEVNQPAELSKALQKLEAIQKDFNSKQKTKVRVSLADLIVLGGCAAIEAAAKKAGFNVKVPFKPGRMDALQSHTDVNSFAVLEPISDAFRNYVRRGQEQFAPEMLIDRAHLMTLTAPEMTVLVGGMRVLNTNFSHTKHGVFTRHPEVLSNDFFVNLLDMNIKWHKATSANGVFEGRERSSGTTKWTATYADLIFGSNSQLRALAEVYASSDAKEKFVKDFIAAWNKVMNLDRF; this is translated from the coding sequence TTGTCTACAAATTCAAAATGCCCCTTCTCCAATGGTGCGCGTCAAAATGTACTTTTAGGCGCACCATCAAACGCTGATTGGTGGCCAAATCAGTTAAATATAAACATTTTGCATCAACATTCTTCTTTAGCGAATCCCATGGATGAAAAATTTGATTATTCTAAGGAGTTTAAAAGTCTTAATTTAAAAGCTCTAATTAAAGATTTAAAAATTCTTATGACAGATTCACAGGACTGGTGGCCTGCGGATTACGGCCATTATGGGCCTTTTTTTATTCGTATGGCTTGGCATAGTGCTGGCACTTACCGCATTGCTGATGGTCGTGGTGGAGCAGGTTCCGGCACGCAACGTTTTGCACCACTGAATAGCTGGCCCGATAATGCCAATCTCGATAAAGCACGGCGTTTATTATGGCCTATTAAACAAAAATATGGACGTAAAATTTCCTGGGCTGATTTGATGATTTTGACCGGTAATGTTGCTTTAGAAACCATGGGTTTTAAAACATTTGGTTTTGCTGGTGGAAGAGCCGATGTCTGGGCTCCTGAACAGGATATTAACTGGGGAACAGAAAAAACATGGCTAGGCGATGAAAGATATAAAGGAAATCGAGAACTTGATAACCCATTGGGCGCTGTTCAAATGGGGTTGATTTACGTGAATCCAGAAGGTCCTAACGGAAAGCCCGATCCCGTTGCATCAGCAAAAGACATTCGAGAAACTTTTGCACGCATGGCGATGAACGATGAGGAAACCGTAGCATTAGTTGCAGGAGGACATACTTTTGGAAAAACCCACGGTGCCGCAGAACCACCAAAATACGTAGGCCGCGAACCAGAAGGAGCACCTATCGAAGAGCAAGGATTAGGCTGGATTAGCTCATATGGTACCGGCAAAGGAGTTCACACGATTACGAGCGGATTGGAGGGCGCTTGGACACCCACACCTATTCAGTGGGATAATTCTTATTTTGAAACCTTATTTAAATATGAATGGGAATTGACAAAGAGCCCTGCGGGAGCGCATCAATGGAAACCGAAGGATCCTTCGGCAGCAAAACTTGTACCCGATGCTCACGATCCTAATAAACGTCATGCGCCCATGATGTCTACGGCAGACTTGGCAATGCGGATGGATCCCATTTACGAAAAAATCTCCAGACGCTTTATGGCAAACCCTAAACTCTTAGCCGATGCTTTTGCAAGGGCATGGTACAAACTCACCCATCGCGATATGGGGCCTATTGTGCGTTATTTAGGCCCTCTCGTTCCGAAGGAAGATCTCATATGGCAAGATCCTATTCCTAAGTTAAATCATAAGCTCATTGCTGAAAAAGATATTAAAGCTTTAAAAACAAAATTACTCAAAAGTGGATTATCTATTTCACAATTGGTTTCAACAGCTTGGGCATCAGCTGCGACTTATCGCGGCACCGACAAACGTGGCGGCGCTAATGGAGCACGCATTCGCTTTGCCCCTCAAAAAGATTGGGAAGTGAATCAGCCAGCTGAATTATCAAAAGCGCTTCAAAAGTTGGAAGCTATTCAAAAAGATTTTAATAGCAAACAAAAAACCAAAGTCAGAGTTTCTCTTGCCGACTTAATCGTTCTGGGTGGCTGTGCCGCTATTGAAGCTGCAGCAAAAAAAGCGGGATTTAATGTCAAAGTTCCCTTTAAGCCAGGCCGTATGGATGCCCTTCAATCTCATACCGATGTCAATTCCTTTGCTGTTTTAGAACCTATTTCAGATGCTTTTCGCAATTATGTTCGCAGAGGACAAGAACAATTTGCACCTGAAATGCTTATCGATCGCGCCCATCTTATGACTTTGACAGCTCCCGAAATGACCGTTTTAGTGGGCGGAATGCGAGTATTAAATACAAACTTTTCTCATACAAAGCATGGCGTATTCACTCGTCATCCCGAAGTATTGAGCAACGATTTCTTTGTGAATTTACTTGATATGAATATCAAGTGGCACAAAGCAACTTCAGCAAATGGGGTATTTGAAGGTCGCGAAAGATCCTCTGGAACAACCAAATGGACGGCCACCTATGCCGATTTGATTTTTGGATCAAATTCCCAATTAAGAGCTCTTGCCGAAGTTTATGCCAGCAGCGATGCAAAAGAAAAATTTGTTAAAGATTTTATTGCTGCGTGGAATAAAGTCATGAATTTAGATAGGTTTTAA
- a CDS encoding lytic polysaccharide monooxygenase, with protein MKPYVNKIVIFLNSLSLIFLSIKNVSAQENILSWNENTTYTSGQKVVYQDKIYEAKWWTRGNPPSKCDTGDAWKPILKENELLEWDSNCTYVANNIVTFNSENYRAKWWTRGNSPLNGNPWQKIQNIESKDKVENYKNIIPNQNSKVPQKNQINKSAVGRLKININGDFLPENISLTLKLNNLSYKVFHNQEISNLPIKNYNQISVDSFIEQGVTYIAEVEEKSIFISEKSTTQINIKIKKEVALFGSLNVNVTGEQLPHGKSLILNLGKGLTKMVSSGTQDFIQIPVGKYSNIFLMSIVDNGYVYAAVPELNELEVKENKVTNMNLKVTKVKHEGVIPDSQLCSAGRKKYSGLDLPRTDWVATDISPNAEGKLDFTYLAAAPHATKYFEFYITKDSYNPSLPLKWSDLEDKPFCVINSVKLENKRYKMSCPYPKGKPGKKVIYNIWQRSDSPEAFYACIDVNLK; from the coding sequence ATGAAACCTTATGTGAATAAAATTGTTATTTTTTTAAACTCATTATCATTAATTTTTTTAAGTATTAAAAATGTAAGCGCTCAGGAAAATATCCTGTCATGGAATGAAAATACGACATATACTTCGGGACAAAAAGTTGTTTATCAAGACAAAATATATGAAGCCAAATGGTGGACTCGTGGTAATCCTCCTAGTAAATGTGATACGGGCGATGCTTGGAAACCAATTTTAAAGGAAAATGAACTACTTGAGTGGGACTCAAACTGCACTTATGTGGCAAATAATATTGTTACATTTAATTCGGAAAATTATCGTGCCAAATGGTGGACGAGAGGAAATTCTCCTTTAAATGGAAATCCTTGGCAAAAAATTCAAAATATTGAAAGTAAAGATAAAGTTGAAAATTATAAAAATATAATTCCAAATCAAAATAGTAAAGTACCTCAAAAAAATCAAATCAATAAAAGTGCAGTGGGACGTTTAAAAATCAATATTAATGGCGATTTTTTGCCTGAAAATATAAGTTTAACTTTGAAATTAAATAATTTATCTTATAAAGTATTTCATAACCAAGAAATTTCTAATCTTCCCATTAAGAATTACAATCAAATTTCTGTTGATTCCTTTATCGAACAAGGTGTTACTTATATTGCAGAAGTAGAAGAGAAAAGTATATTTATTTCTGAAAAAAGCACAACTCAAATAAATATTAAAATTAAAAAAGAAGTAGCCTTATTTGGATCCTTAAATGTCAATGTGACTGGAGAACAATTACCTCATGGCAAAAGCCTGATTTTAAATTTGGGCAAAGGTTTAACTAAAATGGTAAGTAGTGGAACGCAAGATTTCATACAAATTCCAGTTGGAAAATATTCAAATATATTTTTAATGTCTATTGTGGATAATGGTTATGTTTATGCAGCTGTACCTGAATTAAATGAACTTGAAGTTAAAGAAAATAAAGTAACAAATATGAATTTAAAAGTAACTAAAGTAAAGCATGAAGGCGTTATTCCTGATAGCCAGTTGTGCAGTGCAGGTCGCAAAAAATATAGCGGTCTCGATTTACCACGTACCGATTGGGTTGCCACAGATATTTCTCCCAATGCTGAAGGAAAACTCGATTTTACTTATTTAGCCGCGGCTCCTCATGCGACAAAATATTTTGAATTTTATATCACTAAGGATTCCTATAATCCAAGCTTGCCTCTGAAATGGTCTGATCTTGAAGATAAACCCTTCTGCGTTATAAACTCTGTTAAGTTAGAAAATAAGCGCTATAAAATGTCATGTCCTTATCCTAAAGGAAAGCCGGGAAAAAAAGTAATTTATAATATTTGGCAACGTTCTGATAGCCCAGAAGCATTTTACGCATGTATTGATGTGAATTTAAAATAA